The Kogia breviceps isolate mKogBre1 chromosome 4, mKogBre1 haplotype 1, whole genome shotgun sequence genome window below encodes:
- the LOC131755762 gene encoding LOW QUALITY PROTEIN: testis-specific Y-encoded protein 1-like (The sequence of the model RefSeq protein was modified relative to this genomic sequence to represent the inferred CDS: inserted 2 bases in 2 codons; substituted 1 base at 1 genomic stop codon) gives MASVVGEVSTVRTLAGGSGKEATIFRVEVVQQSVALEEGEVAGIRRSWXLLVEDILQVLEVVVEEEQEEKPQEQGQEEPEPGPTNAWPLLEALGALQLELSILNAQAIRAXHKISQRRNPQLDRRRAIIQGIPGLWARAIMNQSQMSAMISDQDEDMLSYMINLEVQKLGHPRHHCRLMFFFRNNPCFWNDMIVKEYHLGIAGYRVSRSTPVQWFWDYEXGAPNCREDTTSLNFLNWLSDHNCPGSNRIAEIIGEELWPNPLHYYHREEGPTRTDLEMKVPGEPQEFGQIAQEAGAIYRCGRLVDVSTYMVLVLRGETRKGWPMKIPDWAPHVGNDAQRDINKLTSYKKRKESEQDGVVELEINSGL, from the exons ATGGCGA GTGTGGTGGGGGAGGTGAGTACAGTGAGGACACTAGCTGGTGGGTCAGGCAAGGAGGCCACCATCTTCCGGGTGGAGGTCGTGCAGCAAAGCGTggccctggaggagggagaggtggcGGGAATCAGGAGGAGTT GGCTGCTGGTGGAGGACATCTTGCAAGtgttggaggtggtggtggaggaggagcaggaggagaagcCCCAGGAGCAGGGGCAGGAAGAGCCAGAGCCGGGACCCACGAATGCCTGGCCCCTGCTGGAGGCACTGGGGGCCCTGCAGTTAGAGCTGAGCATTCTGAATGCCCAAGCCATCAGGG AGCACAAGATCAGTCAGAGGCGAAATCCTCAGTTGGATCGCAGAAGGGCCATCATCCAGGGCATTCCTGGCTTATGGGCCAGAGCCATTATGAACCAGTCCCAGATGTCGGCCATGATCAGTGACCAAGATGAAGACATGCTTAGCTACATGATCAATTTGGAGGTGCAGAAACTGGGCCATCCCAGGCACCACTGCAGGTTGATGTTTTTCTTTCGGAACAATCCCTGCTTCTGGAATGACATGATCGTTAAGGAGTATCACCTTGGCATTGCTGGATATAGGGTGTCTCGTTCCACTCCCGTCCAGTGGTTCTGGGATTATGAATGAGGAGCCCCCAACTGCAGGGAGGACACCACCAGTCTTAACTTCCTCAACTGGTTGTCTGACCACAACTGCCCAGGTTCTAACAGGATTGCTGAGATCATCGGTGAGGAACTGTGGCCCAATCCCCTGCACTACTACCACAGGGAGGAAGGCCCCACCAGGACAGACCTGGAGATGAAGGTGCCGGGGGAGCCTCAAGAGTTTGGCCAAATAGCACAAGAGGCAGGAGCCATCTACAGATGCGGGAGACTCGTGGATGTATCTACCTACATGGTTCTGGTGCTCAGGGGAGAAACGAGGAAAGGATGGCCAATGAAGATTCCAGACTGGGCCCCACATGTGGGGAATGATGCCCAGAGAGACATAAACAAGCTAAcaagttacaaaaaaagaaaagaaagtgaacaGGATGGAGTGGTTGAACTTGAAATCAATTCTGGTCTGTAa